One window from the genome of Paracoccus marcusii encodes:
- a CDS encoding cell wall hydrolase — MPLLTTTALAGGNGSLFSADTGMFGALQAAANAPRPTPLLYTDAMPVTVEITPDEPVETLHLANTRKVISRADLDCMAEALYHEARGEGRQGQMAVAEVILNRVDSGAFPRTVCGVINQPSQFSYTIGGAKPIRNKAAYLRAQDIAAEALAGAPRQLTGGATYFHTPAVSPSWSRRFQRTVQIGRHIFYRTNQRVASN; from the coding sequence ATGCCCCTTCTGACGACCACTGCCCTTGCCGGGGGAAACGGATCGCTTTTTTCCGCCGATACCGGCATGTTCGGCGCTTTGCAAGCCGCCGCGAACGCTCCGCGGCCCACGCCTTTGCTTTATACCGACGCGATGCCCGTCACGGTCGAGATCACTCCCGATGAGCCCGTCGAAACCCTGCATCTGGCCAACACGCGCAAGGTGATTTCCCGCGCCGATCTGGACTGCATGGCAGAGGCCCTCTACCACGAGGCCCGCGGCGAAGGTCGTCAGGGTCAGATGGCCGTGGCCGAGGTCATCCTGAACCGCGTCGACAGCGGCGCCTTTCCCCGCACCGTCTGCGGCGTGATCAACCAGCCCAGCCAGTTCAGCTATACCATCGGCGGCGCCAAGCCGATCCGCAACAAGGCCGCCTATCTGCGCGCCCAGGACATCGCGGCCGAAGCCCTGGCCGGCGCACCGCGCCAGCTGACCGGTGGCGCCACCTATTTCCACACCCCGGCGGTCAGCCCGTCCTGGTCGCGCCGTTTCCAGCGCACCGTCCAGATCGGCCGCCACATCTTCTATCGCACCAATCAGCGCGTCGCCTCGAACTGA
- a CDS encoding putative PEP-binding protein: MTSAPPPATALLITPSAPISRELHGWRAKCLQRLVRMQLPVPRSFAIPADTVRMIAQGRRIQPDALLDIFAGSGLVSVRPSAAMPEWGGPGTVLNVGINDALHARLAEVIGRDNADAVYLSFVQSYAIHIARLDPDLFTQDGPDALAASLRHYQDEMDQPFPQDPTEQLSEVLRSMARAWDGPTARLLRQAKGAPADAPLGLVVQEMALALGPGICGSGTIQFIDPVTGTPRVTGRFRGQRHGATVGAGAETLFLTRDDRGPALEDTAPEIFADLVRFGIAARERLREEMQIEFVVTEGRISVIDATRVARGSRAGVRIAVSLARDGIIPPEEALMRVEPRALADLLHHQVDPRAPRDVIARGIDASPGAATGRIVFSAASAQSAHARGEPCILVRRETVPEDIRGMHASVAVLTERGGTTSHAAVIARGLGLPCIVGASGLTIDARARTVRAGSRILHEGDEITIDGSSGEVLAGAAVLLPPALDDAFTQLMDWAADAGGMGVRANADTPEDARAARRFQAQGIGLCRTEHMFFDAERLPAMREMIFADTPEDRRLSLDRILPMQRQDFASLFEIMAGLPVTIRLFDPPLHEFLPHDREGLRELAESLDLPLSDVTRRVEALTEFNPMLGMRGVRLGITVPEIYDMQARAIFEATVQASRKGDPVVPEIMIPLVSAMREVELVKTRIDAVAAAVRNEMRTDFTYRLGVMVETPRAALRAGDIAAHSAFLSFGTNDLTQMTYGLSRDDAGRFMGTYVGQGVYAEDPFHVLDQDGVGELLLIGVQRARAQAPGITLSVCGEHGGNPESIAFCHQAGVDYVSCSPFRVPVARLAAAQSAIRNRPPVPRS, encoded by the coding sequence ATGACCAGCGCACCCCCACCCGCCACCGCATTGCTGATCACGCCCTCGGCCCCGATCAGCCGCGAGCTGCATGGGTGGCGTGCGAAATGCCTGCAGCGGCTGGTCCGGATGCAGCTTCCCGTCCCGCGCAGCTTTGCGATCCCTGCCGACACCGTCCGCATGATCGCCCAGGGACGGCGCATCCAGCCCGACGCCCTGTTGGACATCTTTGCGGGCAGCGGCTTGGTCAGCGTGCGCCCCTCGGCCGCGATGCCGGAATGGGGCGGGCCCGGAACGGTCCTGAATGTCGGCATCAACGATGCGCTGCACGCGCGGCTGGCCGAGGTGATCGGGCGCGACAATGCGGACGCGGTCTATCTGTCCTTCGTCCAAAGCTATGCGATCCATATCGCGCGGCTGGACCCTGACCTGTTCACGCAGGACGGCCCCGATGCCCTGGCGGCCAGCCTGCGGCACTACCAGGACGAGATGGACCAGCCCTTCCCCCAGGACCCCACCGAACAGCTGTCCGAGGTGCTGCGCAGCATGGCGCGTGCATGGGACGGGCCGACCGCCCGCCTGCTGCGTCAGGCCAAGGGTGCGCCCGCGGATGCGCCCTTGGGTCTGGTGGTGCAGGAAATGGCGCTGGCGCTTGGTCCGGGCATCTGCGGATCGGGCACGATCCAGTTCATCGACCCCGTCACCGGTACCCCGCGCGTCACCGGACGCTTTCGCGGCCAGCGCCACGGCGCGACCGTCGGGGCGGGCGCCGAGACGCTGTTCCTGACCCGCGACGACCGCGGCCCCGCGCTGGAGGACACCGCGCCCGAGATCTTTGCCGACCTGGTCCGCTTCGGCATTGCCGCCCGCGAGCGCCTGCGTGAGGAGATGCAGATCGAGTTCGTCGTGACCGAGGGCCGGATCAGCGTCATCGACGCCACCCGCGTGGCCCGTGGCAGCCGCGCCGGCGTCCGCATCGCGGTCAGCCTGGCGCGCGACGGTATCATCCCCCCCGAGGAGGCGCTGATGCGCGTCGAGCCGCGCGCCCTGGCCGACCTGCTGCACCATCAGGTCGACCCGCGCGCGCCCCGCGACGTGATCGCGCGCGGCATCGATGCCAGCCCCGGCGCCGCCACCGGGCGCATCGTCTTTTCCGCCGCCAGCGCGCAATCTGCCCATGCACGGGGAGAACCCTGTATCCTGGTGCGGCGCGAAACCGTGCCCGAGGACATCCGCGGCATGCACGCCTCGGTCGCGGTGCTGACCGAGCGGGGCGGCACGACCAGCCATGCGGCAGTGATCGCCCGCGGCCTGGGCCTGCCCTGCATCGTGGGCGCCAGCGGCCTGACCATCGACGCCCGCGCCCGCACCGTGCGTGCCGGATCCCGCATCCTGCACGAGGGCGACGAGATCACCATCGACGGCAGCTCTGGCGAGGTTCTGGCGGGCGCGGCCGTCCTGCTGCCCCCCGCGCTGGACGATGCGTTCACGCAGCTGATGGACTGGGCCGCGGATGCGGGCGGCATGGGCGTGCGCGCCAATGCCGACACCCCCGAAGATGCCCGCGCCGCCCGCAGGTTCCAGGCGCAGGGCATCGGCCTGTGCCGGACCGAGCACATGTTCTTCGACGCCGAACGCCTGCCCGCCATGCGCGAGATGATCTTTGCCGACACCCCCGAGGATCGGCGCCTGTCGCTGGACCGCATCCTGCCCATGCAGCGCCAGGATTTCGCCAGTCTGTTCGAGATCATGGCCGGCCTTCCCGTCACCATCCGGTTGTTTGACCCGCCACTGCACGAATTCCTGCCCCATGACCGCGAGGGGCTGCGCGAGCTGGCCGAATCGCTGGACCTGCCGCTGTCGGACGTGACCCGGCGCGTTGAGGCGCTGACCGAATTCAACCCGATGCTGGGCATGCGGGGGGTCCGTCTTGGGATCACCGTTCCCGAAATATATGACATGCAGGCCCGCGCGATCTTCGAGGCGACCGTCCAGGCCAGCCGCAAGGGCGACCCCGTCGTCCCCGAGATCATGATCCCGCTGGTCAGCGCCATGCGCGAGGTCGAACTGGTCAAGACCCGCATCGACGCCGTCGCGGCCGCCGTCAGGAACGAGATGCGCACCGATTTCACCTATCGCCTCGGCGTGATGGTGGAAACGCCGCGTGCCGCCCTGCGTGCCGGCGACATCGCGGCCCACAGCGCCTTCCTGTCCTTCGGCACGAACGATCTGACGCAGATGACCTATGGCCTGTCGCGCGACGATGCCGGGCGCTTCATGGGAACCTATGTGGGCCAGGGGGTCTATGCCGAGGATCCCTTCCATGTCCTGGATCAGGACGGGGTCGGCGAGCTGTTGCTGATCGGCGTGCAGCGCGCCCGCGCGCAGGCTCCGGGCATCACCCTGAGCGTCTGCGGAGAGCATGGCGGCAACCCCGAATCCATCGCGTTCTGCCATCAGGCAGGCGTGGATTACGTGTCCTGTTCACCCTTCCGCGTGCCGGTCGCGCGGCTTGCGGCGGCGCAATCGGCCATCAGAAACCGCCCGCCTGTGCCCCGGTCGTGA
- a CDS encoding peptidylprolyl isomerase, whose protein sequence is MADIKDPENTIVIQLKDGPVVIELLSDVAPKHAERMKELARAGAYDNVAFHRVIEGFMAQTGDVAHANMEKDYNPGRAGTGGSDKPDLPAEFSKLPHDRGTIGAARSQNPNSANSQFFINFKDNHFLNGQYTVYGRVIEGMEHVDKIARGEPPVNPDRMISVKVAADA, encoded by the coding sequence ATGGCCGATATCAAGGACCCGGAAAACACCATCGTCATCCAGCTCAAGGACGGCCCCGTCGTCATCGAGCTGCTGTCCGACGTGGCCCCCAAGCATGCCGAGCGCATGAAGGAACTGGCCCGCGCCGGCGCTTATGACAACGTGGCCTTCCACCGCGTCATCGAGGGTTTCATGGCCCAGACGGGCGACGTGGCCCATGCGAACATGGAAAAGGACTACAACCCCGGCCGCGCCGGCACGGGTGGATCGGACAAGCCGGACCTGCCGGCCGAGTTCTCCAAGCTGCCCCATGACCGTGGCACCATCGGCGCCGCGCGGTCGCAGAACCCGAACAGCGCGAACAGCCAGTTCTTCATCAACTTCAAGGACAACCATTTCCTGAACGGCCAGTACACCGTCTATGGCCGCGTCATCGAGGGGATGGAGCATGTCGACAAGATCGCCCGTGGCGAGCCGCCAGTGAACCCGGACCGCATGATCAGCGTCAAGGTGGCCGCCGATGCGTAA
- the folP gene encoding dihydropteroate synthase: protein MMQDGLYYRPIPQDQGGRWPLAGGWTGFTHLECLQRGAAPRIVDSAPDRVMVALTAPRPSVLGLTLDRPRLMGIVNATPDSFSDGGRYDPASQARTLVADGADLLDIGGESTRPGAEEIAVPDEIARILPAIEAARGLLPISVDTRKAAVAQAALAAGAGMVNDVSGFDFDAGLAPLVAGAGVPVCLMHAQGLPATMQDNPRYDDVLLDVYDALAARIDRAVRAGIPADRIVIDPGIGFGKTEAHNLAILRRISLYHGLGCPILLGVSRKRFIGRIGGADLAAERMPGTLALTVAAVAQGVQIHRVHDVAEHAQGLRLIAALNKNGKAGT from the coding sequence ATGATGCAGGACGGCCTCTACTATCGCCCCATCCCGCAGGATCAGGGCGGCCGTTGGCCCCTCGCCGGGGGGTGGACCGGGTTCACGCATCTGGAATGCCTGCAACGCGGCGCGGCCCCGCGCATCGTCGACAGCGCACCCGATCGCGTGATGGTGGCCCTGACGGCCCCGCGGCCGTCCGTCCTGGGCCTGACGCTGGACCGGCCGCGGCTGATGGGCATCGTCAATGCGACCCCCGACAGCTTCTCGGATGGCGGCCGATACGATCCTGCGTCGCAGGCGCGTACCCTGGTGGCGGATGGGGCGGACCTGCTGGACATCGGCGGCGAATCCACACGTCCCGGAGCCGAGGAGATCGCCGTCCCGGACGAGATCGCCCGCATCCTGCCCGCGATCGAGGCTGCCCGCGGCCTGTTGCCGATATCGGTCGATACGCGCAAGGCTGCGGTCGCGCAGGCCGCGCTTGCCGCCGGGGCCGGTATGGTCAACGACGTGTCGGGCTTTGATTTTGACGCGGGACTGGCGCCCCTGGTGGCCGGTGCCGGGGTACCTGTCTGCCTGATGCATGCGCAGGGGCTGCCCGCCACGATGCAGGACAACCCGCGTTACGACGACGTGCTGCTGGACGTCTATGATGCCTTGGCCGCACGCATCGACCGGGCGGTCCGGGCGGGCATTCCCGCTGATCGCATCGTGATCGATCCGGGCATCGGCTTTGGCAAGACGGAGGCGCATAATCTGGCGATCCTGCGGCGGATTTCGCTGTATCATGGGCTGGGCTGCCCGATCCTGCTGGGCGTGTCGCGCAAGCGTTTCATCGGCCGGATCGGCGGGGCCGACCTGGCGGCAGAGCGCATGCCCGGCACGCTGGCCCTGACGGTCGCGGCCGTGGCCCAGGGGGTCCAGATCCACCGCGTCCACGATGTCGCGGAACACGCACAGGGGCTGCGCTTGATCGCGGCCCTCAACAAGAACGGGAAGGCAGGGACATGA
- a CDS encoding FAD-dependent oxidoreductase: MSALENRPVTVIGAGIGGLTAALALARRGAQVTVRERAPELGEVGAGIQISANAVRVLDALDLGTALDGAALRTDAVQLNDERGRRVLRMDLRAHRPEARFLLIHRARLIGLLADAARQAGVTIQLGVTAADTDGLTIAADGLRSTHRAALNGQQVPFFTGQTAWRALIPDPGGAPVAQVFMAARRHLVSYPLPGGLRNIVAVEERPGWQDEGWSHPGDPDRLRAAFAGMGGPVPGWLAQVDHTHLWGLFRHPVAARWHDDRLALLGDAAHPTLPFLAQGAGMAIEDAWTLAACLDAIPDQPQALARYQALRQPRVTRIVDAANANARNYHFGGVMRIGAHSVLRVADRLAPSLMPARFNWLYDFDPVGQIP; encoded by the coding sequence ATGTCCGCGCTTGAGAACCGTCCCGTGACCGTCATCGGCGCCGGAATCGGCGGCCTGACGGCGGCGCTGGCCTTGGCGCGACGCGGGGCGCAGGTCACGGTCCGGGAACGCGCGCCCGAACTGGGCGAAGTCGGCGCGGGGATCCAGATTTCGGCCAATGCGGTGCGGGTGCTGGATGCGCTTGACCTGGGAACCGCGCTGGATGGCGCCGCGCTGCGCACGGACGCGGTGCAGCTGAACGACGAACGCGGGCGGCGCGTGCTGCGCATGGACCTTCGGGCGCATCGCCCGGAGGCGCGCTTTCTGCTGATCCACCGCGCCCGGCTGATCGGTCTGCTGGCCGATGCGGCACGGCAGGCGGGCGTAACGATCCAGCTTGGCGTGACGGCGGCTGATACCGATGGCCTGACCATCGCCGCCGACGGGCTGCGCAGCACGCATCGGGCAGCACTGAACGGCCAGCAGGTGCCATTCTTCACCGGCCAGACCGCATGGCGCGCCCTGATCCCCGATCCCGGAGGCGCGCCCGTCGCGCAGGTCTTCATGGCCGCGCGCAGGCATCTGGTCAGCTATCCGCTGCCCGGCGGCCTGCGCAACATCGTGGCCGTCGAGGAACGCCCGGGCTGGCAGGACGAGGGCTGGTCCCATCCCGGCGACCCCGACCGCCTGCGCGCGGCCTTTGCGGGCATGGGCGGGCCGGTGCCGGGCTGGCTGGCCCAGGTGGACCATACGCATCTGTGGGGTCTCTTCCGCCATCCGGTCGCGGCGCGCTGGCATGACGACCGGCTTGCCCTGCTGGGCGATGCGGCCCACCCGACGCTGCCCTTTCTGGCCCAAGGCGCGGGCATGGCCATCGAGGACGCCTGGACGCTGGCCGCCTGCCTGGACGCGATCCCGGATCAGCCGCAGGCCCTGGCCCGCTATCAGGCGCTGCGCCAGCCGCGCGTGACCCGGATCGTCGATGCGGCGAACGCCAATGCCCGCAACTATCATTTCGGGGGTGTCATGCGGATCGGCGCGCATTCGGTGCTGCGCGTGGCGGACCGCCTGGCGCCGTCGCTGATGCCCGCCCGTTTCAACTGGCTCTATGACTTCGATCCGGTGGGACAGATACCCTGA
- the glmM gene encoding phosphoglucosamine mutase: MSRKLFGTDGVRGRANTYPMTAEMALRLGAAAGRYFRRDGRNRHRVVIGKDTRLSGYMLENALTAGLTSTGMNVLLLGPVPTPAVGFLTRSMRADLGIMISASHNPAEDNGIKFFGPDGFKLSDEAEAEIEALVAGALDPVAPASIGRAKRIDDGRGRYMEYAKTTFPAKLRLDGLKVVLDCANGAAYRAAPDVLWELGADVIPLGVEPDGFNINDGVGSTHPQACADAVRAHGAHLGISLDGDADRVVIVDQTGRVADGDQIMALLAGRWAEQGRLAGGALVATVMSNLGLEHYLTARGLRLERTQVGDRYVVERMREGGFNLGGEQSGHIVMTDYATTGDGLVAAMQVLGAMAETGRAASELVAQFEPVPQMLKNVRYAAGADPLAAEPVKRMIADAEARLAGSGRVLIRKSGTEPLIRVMAEAEDEAVLREVVDGIVAAVERAA; the protein is encoded by the coding sequence ATGAGCAGAAAGCTTTTCGGCACCGACGGGGTCCGCGGGCGCGCCAACACCTATCCGATGACCGCCGAGATGGCGCTGCGCCTTGGCGCCGCCGCCGGTCGATACTTTCGCCGCGACGGGCGCAACCGGCACCGCGTGGTGATCGGCAAGGACACGCGCCTGTCGGGCTACATGTTGGAAAACGCGCTGACGGCGGGGTTGACCAGCACGGGCATGAACGTGCTGCTGCTGGGCCCGGTGCCGACACCTGCCGTCGGGTTCCTGACGCGGTCGATGCGGGCCGATCTGGGGATCATGATCTCGGCCAGTCACAACCCGGCCGAGGACAACGGCATCAAGTTCTTCGGTCCCGACGGCTTCAAGCTGTCCGACGAGGCCGAGGCCGAGATCGAGGCGCTGGTCGCGGGCGCGCTGGACCCCGTCGCCCCGGCCAGCATTGGCCGGGCCAAGCGGATCGACGACGGTCGGGGCCGCTACATGGAGTATGCCAAGACGACCTTCCCGGCCAAGCTGCGGCTGGACGGGCTGAAGGTGGTCTTGGACTGCGCGAACGGCGCCGCCTATCGCGCCGCGCCCGACGTCCTGTGGGAACTGGGCGCGGACGTGATCCCCCTGGGCGTCGAGCCGGACGGGTTCAACATCAACGACGGCGTCGGAAGCACGCATCCCCAGGCCTGCGCCGATGCGGTCCGTGCCCATGGCGCGCATCTGGGGATCAGTCTGGACGGCGATGCCGACCGGGTGGTGATCGTGGACCAGACGGGCCGCGTGGCGGATGGTGACCAGATCATGGCGCTGTTGGCCGGGCGGTGGGCCGAACAGGGCCGGCTTGCAGGCGGCGCCCTGGTCGCCACGGTCATGTCGAACCTGGGGCTGGAGCATTACCTGACCGCGCGCGGCCTGCGGCTGGAACGGACGCAGGTCGGCGACCGCTATGTGGTCGAGCGCATGCGCGAGGGCGGCTTCAACCTGGGCGGCGAACAGTCGGGTCATATCGTGATGACCGACTATGCCACCACCGGCGACGGGCTGGTGGCCGCGATGCAGGTGCTGGGCGCGATGGCCGAGACAGGTCGGGCGGCAAGCGAACTGGTCGCGCAGTTCGAACCCGTGCCGCAGATGCTGAAGAACGTCCGCTATGCCGCGGGCGCCGATCCGCTGGCGGCCGAGCCGGTCAAGCGCATGATCGCGGATGCCGAGGCGCGGCTGGCGGGATCTGGAAGGGTGCTGATCCGGAAATCGGGGACCGAGCCGCTGATCCGGGTGATGGCCGAGGCCGAGGACGAGGCCGTCCTGCGCGAGGTCGTCGACGGCATCGTCGCGGCGGTCGAACGCGCAGCCTGA
- a CDS encoding class I fructose-bisphosphate aldolase — MQMTDTVRRILANYEGETPGVKAQLARMMMTGKLAGTGKMIILPVDQGFEHGPARSFAPNPAGYDPHYHYQLAIDAGLNAYAAPLGMIEAGADTFAGQIPTILKVNSANSLMSGTAGKNQAITASVDDALRLGCAAIGFTIYPGSDMALDMFEEIVAMRKEAAAKGVATVIWSYPRGEAITKDGETAIDVAAYAAQIAALIGAHIIKIKLSTDHLMLPEAKKVYEEKAIDVSSQAKRVEHCMQASFGGRRIVVFSGGAAKGTDAVYDDARAIRDGGGNGSIIGRNSFQRSREDALAMLGKLVDIYLGKDA, encoded by the coding sequence ATGCAGATGACCGACACGGTGCGCCGCATCCTGGCCAATTACGAGGGCGAGACGCCGGGCGTGAAGGCGCAGCTGGCCCGCATGATGATGACCGGAAAGCTGGCCGGCACCGGCAAGATGATCATCCTGCCCGTGGACCAGGGGTTCGAGCATGGTCCCGCACGGTCCTTTGCGCCGAACCCGGCCGGCTATGACCCGCATTACCATTATCAGCTGGCGATCGATGCGGGGCTGAACGCCTATGCCGCGCCGCTGGGCATGATCGAGGCGGGCGCGGACACCTTTGCAGGCCAGATCCCCACCATCCTGAAGGTGAACAGCGCCAACAGCCTGATGTCGGGCACGGCGGGCAAGAACCAGGCGATCACCGCATCGGTGGATGACGCGCTGCGGCTGGGCTGCGCGGCGATCGGCTTCACGATCTATCCGGGGTCGGACATGGCGCTGGACATGTTCGAGGAGATCGTGGCCATGCGCAAGGAAGCCGCCGCCAAGGGCGTGGCGACCGTCATCTGGTCCTATCCGCGCGGCGAGGCGATCACCAAGGACGGCGAGACCGCGATCGACGTGGCCGCCTATGCCGCCCAGATCGCGGCGCTGATCGGCGCGCATATCATCAAGATCAAGCTGTCGACCGACCACCTGATGCTGCCCGAGGCCAAGAAGGTCTACGAGGAGAAGGCGATCGACGTGTCCAGCCAGGCCAAACGCGTCGAGCATTGCATGCAGGCCAGCTTTGGCGGACGCCGCATCGTGGTGTTCTCGGGCGGGGCGGCCAAGGGAACCGATGCGGTCTATGACGACGCGCGCGCGATCCGCGACGGCGGCGGCAACGGCTCGATCATCGGGCGCAACAGCTTTCAGCGGTCGCGCGAGGATGCGCTGGC
- a CDS encoding peptidylprolyl isomerase — MRKAALIPALLMLGTAATAQGTNPQVEDTDGPNMVIEVADAEGTSKGTIVLDLREDLAPNHVARLVELTNSGAYDGVVFHRVIDGFMAQTGDVENGRQDGDTAMAGMGGSDLPDLEAEFTEQTFDRGTVGMARAMDPNSANSQFFIDLAPAPFLDGEYTVVGQLIEGWDVLDSIKKGDAATNGSVTEPDYMMTVTIADGDTAAPAEEAPAADAPAEEAPAEDAEG; from the coding sequence ATGCGTAAGGCCGCGCTGATTCCGGCCCTGCTGATGCTGGGCACCGCCGCGACCGCGCAGGGGACCAACCCGCAGGTCGAGGATACCGACGGCCCGAACATGGTCATCGAGGTTGCCGACGCCGAAGGCACGTCCAAGGGCACGATCGTGCTGGACCTCCGCGAGGATCTGGCGCCCAACCACGTCGCCCGCCTGGTCGAGCTGACGAATTCGGGTGCCTATGACGGCGTGGTGTTCCACCGCGTCATCGACGGCTTCATGGCGCAGACCGGCGACGTCGAGAACGGCCGTCAGGACGGCGACACGGCGATGGCCGGGATGGGCGGTTCCGACCTGCCAGACCTGGAGGCCGAGTTCACCGAACAGACCTTCGACCGCGGAACGGTTGGCATGGCCCGTGCCATGGACCCCAACAGTGCCAACAGCCAGTTCTTCATCGACCTGGCCCCGGCGCCGTTCCTGGACGGTGAATATACCGTTGTGGGTCAGCTGATCGAAGGCTGGGACGTGCTGGACTCCATCAAGAAGGGCGACGCCGCCACCAATGGATCGGTGACCGAGCCCGACTACATGATGACCGTGACCATCGCGGACGGTGACACGGCCGCCCCCGCGGAGGAGGCACCCGCTGCCGACGCCCCGGCCGAGGAAGCCCCGGCGGAAGACGCCGAGGGCTGA
- a CDS encoding dihydroneopterin aldolase: MADMEHPDRIFLRDHVLSAEIGAFQSERGLDQRLRFNLTVDLRETVAGSGDHVDAVLSYDVLTQAVDTALADQRYNLVETLAERIAAEVLAHPRAARITVSVEKLDRGPGALGVSIIRHRGRVPATGVAAQVAILVHAPGAPLAPGAVVIVPGAKTMTDDGPHARRLALLSLDQAAWRLGGDLGIEVAETRTELDAAIQLRQPVIWAPTRLAADAPDAGDGPDSLALWLAGRLGAHHIDFAGPADRPLPVVPDGLAVSVAHLRTA, translated from the coding sequence ATGGCGGATATGGAACATCCCGACCGCATCTTTCTGCGCGACCACGTCCTTTCGGCCGAGATCGGCGCCTTTCAATCGGAACGCGGCCTGGATCAGCGCCTGCGATTCAACCTGACCGTGGATCTGCGAGAGACAGTCGCGGGCAGCGGCGATCATGTCGACGCCGTGCTGTCCTATGACGTACTGACGCAGGCGGTCGACACGGCGCTGGCCGATCAGCGCTACAACCTGGTCGAGACGCTGGCCGAACGCATCGCCGCCGAGGTGCTGGCCCATCCCCGTGCCGCCCGCATCACCGTCAGCGTCGAAAAGCTGGACCGCGGTCCGGGCGCCCTTGGCGTGTCGATCATCCGTCATCGGGGCCGCGTGCCCGCCACGGGCGTGGCCGCGCAGGTGGCGATCCTGGTGCACGCCCCCGGCGCTCCGCTGGCCCCGGGGGCGGTCGTGATCGTCCCGGGCGCCAAAACCATGACCGATGACGGCCCGCATGCCCGCCGCCTGGCGCTGTTGTCGCTGGATCAGGCCGCATGGCGGCTTGGCGGCGACCTGGGCATTGAGGTGGCCGAGACCCGCACCGAACTGGACGCCGCGATCCAGCTGCGTCAGCCGGTGATCTGGGCGCCCACGCGTCTTGCCGCCGATGCCCCGGATGCAGGCGACGGTCCCGACAGCCTTGCGCTGTGGCTGGCGGGGCGTCTTGGGGCCCATCACATCGATTTCGCTGGCCCCGCCGACAGGCCGCTGCCGGTCGTACCGGACGGGTTGGCGGTCAGCGTCGCGCATCTGCGCACCGCCTGA
- a CDS encoding phosphoglycerate kinase encodes MAKFNTIDDMDLDGKVVLTRVDVNVPVEDGQVTDTTRIDKIVPTVKDIQAKGGIPVLLAHFDRPKGQRVEGMSLRQIVPALEAALGQPVVFADDCIGGPAKRVVAALQPGQVALMENTRFHAGEEQNDGTFAASLAALGGAYVNDAFSAAHRAHASTEGLARLMYAGAGRLMEAELKALDAALGDPQRPVMAVVGGAKVSTKLDLLTNLVEKVDHLVIGGGMANTFLVAKGVEVGKSLAERDMADTARAILEKADATGCKIHLPVDIVVAREFKAGAASETLPVDQCPADAMILDAGPETVEALRQAMTACKTLIWNGPLGAFEIEPFDAATNAAARAAAELTAQGQLVSVAGGGDTVAALNKAGAAEEFTFISTAGGAFLEWMEGKTLPGVAALEAAKR; translated from the coding sequence ATGGCAAAGTTCAACACCATCGACGACATGGATCTTGACGGAAAGGTCGTGCTGACCCGGGTCGACGTGAACGTCCCCGTCGAGGACGGCCAGGTCACCGACACCACCCGCATCGACAAGATCGTACCGACGGTCAAGGACATCCAGGCCAAGGGCGGCATCCCCGTGCTGCTGGCACATTTCGACCGCCCCAAGGGACAGCGCGTCGAGGGCATGAGTCTGCGCCAGATCGTTCCAGCGCTGGAGGCGGCGCTGGGCCAGCCGGTCGTCTTCGCCGACGACTGCATCGGCGGTCCCGCCAAGCGCGTCGTCGCGGCGCTGCAGCCGGGGCAGGTGGCCCTGATGGAGAACACCCGCTTTCACGCAGGCGAGGAACAGAACGACGGCACCTTCGCCGCATCGCTGGCGGCGCTGGGTGGTGCCTATGTGAACGATGCCTTCTCGGCGGCCCATCGCGCCCATGCCTCGACCGAGGGGCTGGCGCGGCTGATGTATGCGGGTGCAGGTCGCCTGATGGAGGCAGAGCTGAAGGCGCTGGACGCGGCGCTGGGCGATCCGCAACGGCCGGTGATGGCGGTCGTGGGTGGTGCCAAGGTCTCGACCAAGCTGGACCTGCTGACGAACCTGGTCGAGAAGGTCGACCATCTGGTGATCGGCGGAGGCATGGCCAACACCTTCCTGGTGGCCAAGGGCGTCGAGGTCGGCAAGTCGCTGGCCGAGCGCGACATGGCCGATACCGCCCGTGCCATCCTGGAAAAGGCCGATGCCACCGGCTGCAAGATCCACCTGCCGGTGGACATCGTCGTGGCACGCGAGTTCAAGGCGGGCGCGGCATCCGAGACGCTGCCCGTCGATCAGTGCCCGGCCGATGCGATGATCCTGGATGCCGGCCCCGAGACGGTCGAGGCATTGCGTCAGGCGATGACCGCCTGCAAGACGCTGATCTGGAACGGCCCGCTGGGCGCCTTCGAGATCGAGCCCTTCGACGCGGCCACCAACGCCGCCGCGCGCGCCGCGGCCGAACTGACCGCGCAGGGACAGCTCGTGTCGGTCGCGGGTGGGGGCGACACCGTCGCGGCGCTGAACAAGGCGGGTGCGGCGGAGGAGTTCACCTTCATCTCGACCGCCGGAGGTGCGTTCCTGGAGTGGATGGAGGGCAAGACCCTGCCGGGCGTCGCAGCACTGGAAGCCGCCAAGCGCTGA